The following coding sequences are from one Anolis sagrei isolate rAnoSag1 chromosome 6, rAnoSag1.mat, whole genome shotgun sequence window:
- the C6H7orf25 gene encoding UPF0415 protein C7orf25 homolog, translated as MSVQSLLCERIAVAKELIKRAEVLCRSQKGGIEGGSKLCSRLKAELKFLHKVEAGKVAIKESHLQSTNLTHLQAIIESAENLEEVVAVLRAFTYEDKCGEKQSLVVDVVANSGHTWVKAIGRKAEALHNIWLGRGQYGDKSIIKQAEDFLQASDQQLVQYNNPHIIFAFYNGVSCPVAERLKEMGISVRGDIVAVNALMEHTKEDLHLSSSDSDDRDECFLVTKVDRDALIASVAFPTEVRVDMCNRVNLDITTLITYVSALSYGGCYLVFKEKVLSEQAAQEREESVLPQLEGFMKDKELFACESAVKDFQVILETLGGTGEKSRAMRLMEKINVVPDQPSERALKLVPSSKISQRSLTIFGTGDALKAITMTANSGFVRAAANQGVRFSVFLHQPRALTETKEPSATPLPEH; from the coding sequence ATGTCTGTGCAATCCTtgctgtgtgagagaattgctgtTGCCAAGGAGCTGATCAAGAGGGCAGAGGTTCTTTGCAGGTCccagaaaggtggcatagaaggGGGTTCAAAACTCTGCAGCAGACTGAAAGCGGAGTTAAAGTTCTTACATAAGGTGGAGGCTGGAAAGGTGGCCATCAAAGAATCTCATCTGCAGAGTACGAACCTCACTCATCTGCAAGCCATCATTGAATCTGCGGAGAACTTGGAGGAGGTTGTTGCTGTCCTCCGTGCCTTTACTTACGAAGATAAATGTGGTGAAAAGCAGAGTTTGGTGGTGGACGTTGTTGCAAATAGTGGTCACACTTGGGTGAAAGCAATTGGCCGAAAGGCTGAAGCGCTGCACAACATTTGGTTGGGCAGAGGCCAGTATGGTGACAAAAGCATCATTAAGCAAGCCGAAGATTTTCTACAAGCAAGTGATCAGCAACTGGTGCAATACAATAACCCACATATTATCTTTGCATTCTACAATGGCGTGTCTTGCCCAGTGGCAGAGAGACTGAAAGAGATGGGCATATCTGTGCGGGGGGACATAGTTGCTGTGAATGCATTGATGGAACATACCAAGGAAGACCTCCACTTGAGTTCTAGTGATTCTGATGATAGAGATGAATGCTTTCTAGTCACAAAAGTCGATCGGGATGCTTTAATAGCAAGCGTAGCTTTTCCTACAGAAGTCAGAGTAGATATGTGCAATAGGGTTAACTTGGATATTACTACTCTGATTACCTATGTCTCTGCCCTCAGTTACGGAGGCTGTTACTTGGTCTTTAAGGAAAAAGTCCTGTCTGAGCAGGCAGCACAGGAGAGAGAAGAGAGTGTGCTTCCACAGCTGGAAGGGTTCATGAAGGACAAGGAGCTGTTTGCTTGTGAATCTGCAGTTAAAGATTTTCAGGTAATCTTAGAGACTTTGGGAGGCACAGGAGAGAAAAGTCGAGCCATGCGGCTCATGGAAAAAATCAATGTAGTGCCAGATCAGCCCTCTGAACGTGCCTTAAAGTTAGTGCCTAGTTCCAAAATCAGTCAGCGTTCGCTGACCATTTTTGGGACAGGAGATGCTTTAAAGGCCATCACCATGACTGCTAACAGTGGCTTTGTTAGGGCAGCAGCAAACCAGGGAGTTAGATTTAGTGTGTTCCTTCATCAGCCAAGGGCCTTGACAGAAACCAAAGAACCTTCTGCCACACCTTTGCCAGAGCATTGA
- the PSMA2 gene encoding proteasome subunit alpha type-2, producing the protein MAERGYSFSLTTFSPSGKLVQIEYALAAVAAGAPSVGIKAANGVVLATEKKQKSILYDERSVHKVEPITKHIGLVYSGMGPDYRVLVHRARKLAQQYYLVYHEPIPTAQLVQRIASVMQEYTQSGGVRPFGVSLLICGWNEGRPYLFQSDPSGAYFAWKATAMGKNYVNGKTFLEKRYNEDLELEDAIHTAILTLKESFEGQMTEDNIEVGICNEAGFRRLTPTEVKDYLAAIA; encoded by the exons CCCTTCAGGGAAGCTTGTTCAGATTGAATATGCTTTGGCAGCTGTAGCAGCAGGAGCCCCGTCTGTTGGAATTAAAG CTGCAAATGGTGTGGTACTGGCAACAGAGAAAAAGCAGAAGTCCATCCTGTATGATGAACGGAGTGTACATAAAGTAGAGCCTATTACCAAACACATCGGCTTGGTGTACAGTGGAATGGGTCCTGATTACAg GGTCCTTGTCCACAGAGCACGCAAACTTGCCCAGCAATACTACTTGGTTTATCACGAGCCTATTCCAACAGCTCAACTTGTACAGAGGATTGCTTCTGTGATGCAAGAATACACACAATCTGG GGGTGTACGCCCGTTTGGAGTATCATTGCTAATATGTGGATGGAATGAGGGCCGACCATATTTATTCCAGTCTGATCCATCT GGCGCTTACTTTGCATGGAAAGCAACTGCAATGGGGAAGAACTATGTGAATGGAAAAACATTCCTTGAGAAAAG GTACAATGAAGATTTAGAACTTGAAGATGCTATCCATACTGCTATCTTGACACTAAAG GAGAGTTTTGAAGGACAGATGACAGAAGACAATATAGAAGTTGGCATCTGTAATGAAGCAGGATTTAGAAGACTTACTCCAACTGAGGTTAAGGATTACTTGGCTGCAATTGCATAG